A stretch of the Teredinibacter haidensis genome encodes the following:
- the urtB gene encoding urea ABC transporter permease subunit UrtB, translated as MGEYTYSELGSILAMQGFAGFSLFSVLLLMALGLAIIFGQMGVINMAHGEFMAVGAYATYFMSTFTETYLPNLVPYYFVLAIIVSFFVAGALGYLSEFVLIRHLYKRPLDTLLATWGLSLIMQQGFRSLFGAREVSPTLPDWLLGSYQPIESIDIPLNGIFVLALTFVVTLGVYYLMFKSRWGLRVRATTQNRVMSGAVGINTSKVDRYTFALGCGIAGIAGAAFTTIASTGPTTGSLYIVDTFMVVVFGGAASLFGTIASAFTIAQAQSILEFFISGSMAKVYTLLALVLILMFKPEGLFASKVRR; from the coding sequence ATGGGCGAATATACGTATAGCGAGCTTGGATCTATATTAGCCATGCAAGGTTTTGCAGGTTTTAGCCTGTTCAGTGTTTTGCTGTTGATGGCATTAGGCTTGGCCATTATTTTTGGCCAAATGGGCGTTATTAATATGGCCCACGGTGAATTTATGGCTGTAGGTGCTTATGCAACTTACTTCATGTCGACATTTACCGAAACTTACTTACCCAATTTAGTTCCCTACTATTTCGTTCTCGCCATTATTGTTTCATTTTTTGTGGCGGGCGCTCTGGGGTATTTATCTGAATTTGTCCTAATACGACACCTATATAAAAGACCGTTAGATACTCTGTTAGCCACCTGGGGGTTAAGCCTAATTATGCAGCAAGGCTTTAGGTCATTGTTTGGTGCGCGTGAAGTGAGCCCAACATTGCCAGATTGGTTACTCGGTTCCTATCAGCCAATTGAATCTATCGATATACCGCTTAATGGGATATTCGTCCTCGCATTAACCTTTGTGGTCACGCTGGGAGTCTATTATCTAATGTTTAAATCTCGTTGGGGCTTGCGCGTACGAGCGACTACCCAAAACCGGGTAATGAGCGGTGCAGTCGGAATTAATACGAGCAAAGTTGATCGCTACACATTTGCACTAGGATGTGGCATAGCGGGCATTGCTGGTGCAGCGTTTACTACAATTGCCTCTACTGGTCCGACTACAGGGTCGCTCTATATTGTAGATACATTCATGGTTGTTGTATTTGGTGGTGCTGCCAGCCTATTCGGCACAATAGCTTCGGCCTTCACTATTGCACAGGCTCAGTCAATTCTTGAGTTTTTCATTAGCGGGTCAATGGCAAAAGTTTACACATTACTTGCTCTGGTCTTGATCTTGATGTTCAAACCGGAAGGGCTATTTGCCAGCAAAGTACGTCGCTAG
- the urtC gene encoding urea ABC transporter permease subunit UrtC, with the protein MRFLYKNLMGGKNGFAGFVILAILILFIFPTFLDLFRLNLVGKYLTYAFAAVSLVLLWGYGGILSLGQGIFFGLGGYGMAMFLKLEASSPENTAIQSTPGIPDFMDWNQLTELPWFWEPFTSLPFTILAILVIPALFAYIIGSAMFKRRVGGVYFAIITQVIAVILTVLIVGQQGLTGGINGITDLRTLNGWDITSDAAKYVFYYLNCGLLLAVIILGRFILTSKFGRLLLAIKDKEDRVRFSGYDVSTFKIFIFCIAALISAIGGAMFTLQVGFMSPSFVGIVPSIEMVIFAAVGGRMSLIGAVYGTLLINFGKTIFSESFPELWLFLMGGLFIGVVMFFPDGLAGIWEKYGHHVTDKLKFCIRYLKPFTNVSKRLWANAEQTD; encoded by the coding sequence ATGCGTTTTCTATACAAAAATCTAATGGGCGGAAAAAACGGGTTCGCGGGATTTGTTATTCTCGCAATTCTCATTCTTTTTATCTTTCCAACGTTTCTTGATCTTTTCCGGTTAAACCTCGTCGGAAAATATCTTACCTACGCTTTTGCTGCGGTAAGCCTCGTATTACTTTGGGGATACGGCGGTATTCTTAGCTTGGGACAAGGAATCTTCTTTGGGCTGGGCGGTTATGGAATGGCCATGTTTCTGAAACTGGAAGCCTCTTCTCCGGAAAATACGGCCATTCAGTCCACACCAGGAATTCCAGATTTTATGGACTGGAACCAATTAACCGAATTACCCTGGTTTTGGGAACCCTTTACCAGCTTACCTTTTACTATATTAGCGATACTGGTTATCCCGGCTCTATTTGCTTACATAATTGGCTCTGCAATGTTCAAACGCCGTGTTGGTGGGGTTTACTTTGCCATCATCACGCAGGTCATTGCCGTGATATTAACGGTGTTGATTGTAGGACAACAAGGTTTGACCGGTGGCATCAACGGTATTACCGATCTCCGCACCTTGAATGGCTGGGATATTACATCCGACGCGGCCAAATACGTTTTCTACTATCTTAACTGCGGACTGCTACTAGCCGTCATTATTTTAGGCAGATTCATTTTAACCAGTAAATTCGGCCGACTTTTACTGGCAATCAAAGATAAGGAAGATAGAGTACGATTTTCAGGATATGACGTTTCCACTTTCAAAATATTTATTTTCTGTATTGCTGCACTTATTTCGGCCATTGGTGGCGCAATGTTTACGCTACAAGTGGGGTTTATGTCCCCGTCATTTGTTGGCATTGTCCCCTCGATCGAAATGGTAATTTTTGCAGCCGTAGGTGGGCGTATGTCTTTAATCGGCGCTGTTTATGGAACACTTCTAATAAATTTTGGAAAAACCATTTTCTCTGAATCGTTTCCAGAGCTTTGGTTATTCTTAATGGGAGGACTATTTATTGGCGTCGTTATGTTTTTCCCCGACGGATTGGCTGGTATATGGGAGAAATATGGGCACCATGTAACGGATAAATTGAAATTTTGTATACGCTATTTAAAGCCATTTACAAACGTTTCAAAACGCCTTTGGGCTAATGCTGAACAAACTGACTAA
- the urtD gene encoding urea ABC transporter ATP-binding protein UrtD: MTTNTDFTLAIENLTVSFDGFKAVDDLNLYISANELHVVIGPNGAGKTTVLDLICGKTKSTTGSIKFLNKELTQLSEHEIVRSGVGRKFQTPSIYENLTVLENLEVSYPYGRGVFGSLTFKRTPKVLEKIHQIADEIMLRDSLNVESALLSHGQKQWLEIGMLLIQEPQLLMLDEPVAGMSVKEREQTADLLNKISKGRSVLVIEHDMEFVERIADKVTVLHQGKILAEGKMNNIQNDPKVIEVYLGH, encoded by the coding sequence ATGACCACAAATACTGATTTCACATTAGCAATCGAAAATTTAACGGTTTCTTTTGATGGGTTTAAAGCTGTAGACGATTTGAACTTGTATATTAGCGCCAATGAACTGCACGTCGTTATTGGCCCTAATGGTGCTGGTAAAACTACAGTATTAGATCTCATTTGCGGGAAAACGAAATCCACCACTGGCAGTATCAAGTTTCTAAACAAAGAACTTACTCAGTTGTCTGAGCATGAAATTGTACGCTCAGGTGTCGGCAGAAAATTTCAAACACCGTCTATATATGAAAACTTAACAGTACTAGAAAACCTTGAAGTCTCATACCCGTATGGAAGAGGAGTGTTTGGCTCCTTAACGTTTAAACGAACACCAAAAGTATTGGAGAAGATACACCAAATCGCTGATGAGATCATGTTACGTGATTCCCTAAATGTCGAGTCAGCTCTGCTCAGTCATGGCCAAAAACAGTGGCTAGAAATCGGAATGTTACTTATTCAAGAACCTCAACTCCTTATGCTGGATGAGCCGGTTGCGGGCATGAGTGTAAAAGAAAGGGAACAGACGGCGGATCTACTCAATAAAATTAGCAAAGGTCGATCTGTTTTAGTGATTGAACACGATATGGAGTTTGTTGAACGTATCGCTGATAAAGTCACCGTATTACATCAAGGTAAAATACTTGCTGAAGGCAAGATGAATAATATTCAAAATGACCCGAAAGTCATTGAAGTGTATTTAGGCCATTAA
- the urtE gene encoding urea ABC transporter ATP-binding subunit UrtE, translated as MLNVADLNVCYGQSEVIHDLNFTVPKNETLAIMGRNGMGKTTLFKSLIGILPLSNGHITIDGIDVSKSVSYQRVENGIAYVPQGRMIFPSLTVQENIETGMEVSRLKKIPDEIYALFPVLRDMRHRKGGNLSGGQQQQLAIARALVTNPKVLLLDEPTEGIQPSIIKDIANVLNEIKKIRDITIIVSEQVLSFTMAVADRIIVIDKGRFIHEDMRENVDTNKIKQYLSV; from the coding sequence ATGCTAAATGTAGCCGATTTAAATGTATGCTATGGACAGAGTGAAGTTATTCATGACTTAAACTTTACCGTACCAAAAAATGAAACCCTAGCGATAATGGGGCGGAATGGCATGGGTAAAACAACGCTATTCAAATCATTGATTGGTATACTACCCTTATCAAACGGACATATTACTATCGATGGTATCGATGTATCAAAAAGTGTAAGTTATCAGCGTGTTGAAAATGGAATTGCCTATGTCCCTCAAGGCAGAATGATTTTCCCTTCGCTCACTGTGCAAGAAAATATCGAAACAGGAATGGAGGTTTCGAGACTCAAAAAAATACCTGACGAAATTTACGCGCTCTTTCCTGTCTTACGAGATATGCGACATCGAAAAGGCGGCAACCTATCTGGCGGCCAGCAACAACAGTTAGCCATTGCTAGAGCCCTAGTAACGAACCCAAAGGTTTTGCTATTAGATGAACCTACAGAAGGCATTCAACCTTCAATTATTAAAGACATAGCCAACGTATTAAACGAAATAAAAAAAATTCGCGACATTACCATTATTGTGTCAGAGCAGGTATTAAGCTTTACAATGGCAGTCGCCGATCGAATTATCGTGATAGACAAGGGGCGTTTCATCCACGAGGACATGAGAGAAAACGTCGACACCAATAAAATTAAGCAGTATTTGTCCGTATAG
- the fmdA gene encoding formamidase, with amino-acid sequence MTETIIKVDLKESPYTNEKIHNRWHPDIPMAARVKPGDDFKIECYDWTGGQIENNDDAADVRDVDLSQVHFLSGPVGVEGAEPGDLLVVDILDIGTFEESQWGFNGFFSKKNGGGFLTEHFPEAQKSIWDFNGMFTKSRHIPGVEFAGLIHPGLIGCLPSKEMLAEWNTREKALYDTEPNRVPELATLPYADTAHLGTLTGEEKAAAAAEAARTVPPREHGGNCDIKDLSRGSKVYFPVYVDGAGLSVGDLHFSQGDGEITFCGAIEMAGWIHLRVNLIKGGMEKYGIKNPVFKPSPIAPKYDDYLIFEGISVDEGGKQHYLDVHIAYRQACLNAIEYLTKFGYTKAQAYAILGTAPVQGHISGVVDIPNACATLWLPTDIFEKDIQPNADGPTVFYDGSTDVPLAPDLE; translated from the coding sequence ATGACAGAAACTATCATCAAAGTAGATCTAAAAGAATCACCTTATACGAATGAAAAAATCCATAATCGTTGGCACCCAGACATTCCAATGGCTGCTAGGGTTAAACCTGGCGATGATTTTAAAATCGAATGCTATGATTGGACCGGTGGACAAATAGAAAACAACGACGATGCAGCAGACGTACGTGACGTAGATTTGAGTCAGGTACATTTTTTGTCGGGCCCTGTCGGGGTTGAAGGCGCTGAGCCAGGCGATTTGTTAGTCGTCGACATTTTGGATATTGGCACCTTTGAAGAAAGTCAATGGGGGTTTAATGGCTTTTTCTCTAAGAAAAATGGAGGCGGATTTTTAACAGAGCATTTTCCAGAGGCCCAAAAATCTATTTGGGATTTCAACGGTATGTTCACTAAATCCAGGCATATTCCCGGCGTGGAATTCGCGGGACTCATACACCCTGGTTTAATTGGTTGTTTACCATCCAAAGAAATGCTTGCCGAATGGAACACAAGAGAGAAAGCGCTTTATGACACCGAACCCAATCGAGTACCAGAGCTGGCGACCTTACCCTATGCTGACACAGCCCATTTAGGCACTCTCACAGGCGAAGAGAAAGCAGCAGCAGCAGCAGAAGCTGCGCGAACTGTTCCACCGCGCGAGCACGGTGGAAACTGCGATATTAAAGATTTGTCACGCGGATCTAAAGTTTATTTCCCGGTATATGTTGACGGCGCGGGTTTATCCGTTGGCGACCTTCACTTTAGCCAAGGTGACGGTGAAATTACATTTTGTGGTGCGATAGAAATGGCGGGATGGATTCATCTTCGTGTGAATCTTATCAAGGGCGGCATGGAAAAATATGGCATTAAAAATCCAGTTTTTAAACCCAGCCCTATTGCACCTAAATACGATGATTATTTAATTTTTGAGGGCATTTCAGTAGATGAGGGAGGTAAGCAACATTACCTAGATGTGCATATTGCTTACAGACAGGCTTGTTTAAACGCCATTGAATATCTCACTAAATTCGGCTACACCAAAGCACAAGCTTATGCCATATTGGGCACCGCGCCAGTACAAGGGCATATTAGTGGTGTGGTAGATATTCCAAATGCCTGCGCCACTCTATGGTTGCCAACCGATATATTTGAAAAGGATATTCAGCCCAATGCAGACGGCCCCACTGTTTTTTATGACGGCTCGACTGACGTACCACTTGCGCCAGATTTAGAGTAA
- a CDS encoding zinc ribbon domain-containing protein, giving the protein MPVYDYKCQQHGVFCELAKLEDSSKPNICPQCKELAPRIIMVSPEILDMAPSKRHAHETNEKAQHEPAYSTKERRENDEQHSNGCGCDKKSKKSKLFYTAAGEKMFPSMRPWMISH; this is encoded by the coding sequence ATGCCCGTTTATGATTACAAATGCCAACAACACGGTGTATTCTGCGAACTTGCAAAATTGGAAGATTCATCAAAACCGAATATTTGTCCACAATGTAAAGAGCTCGCTCCTCGCATCATCATGGTCTCGCCAGAAATACTGGACATGGCGCCGTCAAAACGTCATGCGCATGAAACGAATGAGAAGGCCCAGCACGAACCTGCTTATTCAACAAAAGAACGACGCGAGAATGACGAACAGCATTCTAATGGTTGTGGTTGTGATAAAAAATCAAAAAAATCGAAGCTATTCTATACTGCAGCAGGCGAAAAAATGTTTCCGTCAATGCGGCCCTGGATGATTAGCCATTAA
- a CDS encoding DUF4197 domain-containing protein — MMNRKLLSLVLLATLSTGCEHLPQIIETGAAISQSAGVNPTQLSDGIKQALELSTGRASDLLSQSGGYSDSSEFHIGLPPSVQSVTNTMKKYGLAKQVDQAESLMNRGAELAAGEAKAVFIDAVKQMSVDDAMGIIRGGDTAATDYFRAQTQGQLLERYRPIMQGQLQKLGFYEQYQSLLSGYKLLPMANKPNLDLEEYAINQGVTALFTQIAREEQKIRANPVEQGTALISAVFGEK; from the coding sequence ATGATGAATAGAAAATTACTGTCTCTGGTGTTGCTAGCTACCCTGAGTACCGGCTGTGAACACCTACCGCAAATAATCGAAACCGGTGCCGCTATCTCTCAGTCTGCGGGCGTGAACCCCACGCAGCTCAGTGATGGAATTAAGCAGGCTCTCGAGCTGAGTACGGGTCGCGCCAGTGATTTACTGTCACAGAGTGGCGGTTATAGCGACAGCTCGGAGTTTCATATTGGGCTGCCGCCCTCGGTGCAATCTGTCACCAATACGATGAAAAAATATGGGTTAGCCAAGCAAGTGGACCAAGCGGAGTCTTTGATGAACCGGGGTGCAGAATTGGCCGCTGGCGAAGCTAAGGCGGTATTTATTGATGCCGTTAAGCAGATGAGTGTCGACGACGCCATGGGCATCATTCGCGGTGGCGACACGGCAGCGACTGATTATTTTCGTGCTCAAACCCAAGGCCAGTTATTAGAACGCTACCGCCCTATTATGCAGGGTCAACTGCAGAAGCTGGGTTTCTACGAGCAATATCAGAGTTTGTTGAGCGGGTATAAGCTGTTGCCGATGGCCAACAAGCCTAATCTCGACCTGGAAGAGTACGCGATCAATCAGGGCGTAACGGCCTTATTCACTCAAATAGCACGGGAAGAACAGAAAATTCGCGCGAACCCGGTAGAACAGGGTACGGCGTTGATATCTGCGGTGTTTGGAGAAAAATAA
- a CDS encoding peptidoglycan-binding domain-containing protein, whose protein sequence is MTRLFTLTLIALAASLSSCASNDKSTASATHTGNRTVDSNEAQVVLQSEQDLQSTYENSAQPAQALEGNSMLPPNAKPGECYARVWVEPTYSTHTKKIVTREKSEKFEVIPARYEWVEEPVLVQQASTKLVEIPASYDSVSEKIQISDHQRTWMSKLSNGKPVSEELLRSAQASGVNIESAEPGVCYHEHVTPAEMKAVSKRVEIEPASFRIETASAEYQWVEKQRLIKEASTQIAEIPARYETFSEQVVDRPAHTSWKKGAGPVQRMNDATGEIMCLVEVPATYKTISSKRVISPARIETKVIPAEYETVKVKELVIPASENKIEIPAKYETITYHESAGGPQFHWHEIHDMSMTKASRTGNQICLTEKPAQFKTVQRRVLLTPASTQTVEIPAVYETKKVNKLISEAHEMKDVIPATYETVEYRKLEDEGKMEWRSILCDTNATPVLVTNLQRTLNEKGFNAGAVDGVIGRDTIKAINAYQAENDLPQDRYINMETIRHLNLL, encoded by the coding sequence ATGACTAGGTTATTTACACTTACGCTGATCGCACTGGCAGCAAGCTTGTCTAGCTGTGCAAGCAACGACAAATCCACCGCAAGCGCAACACACACGGGGAATCGCACAGTCGATTCAAACGAAGCACAAGTAGTACTCCAATCGGAACAGGATTTACAGTCGACCTATGAGAACAGCGCTCAGCCTGCTCAAGCACTGGAAGGCAATTCGATGCTACCACCTAATGCGAAGCCGGGAGAGTGTTACGCGAGAGTTTGGGTCGAGCCGACGTATTCAACACACACCAAGAAAATTGTTACACGAGAAAAATCGGAGAAATTTGAGGTAATTCCAGCACGGTATGAATGGGTCGAGGAGCCTGTTTTGGTTCAGCAGGCATCTACAAAACTTGTTGAAATTCCCGCTAGTTATGATTCTGTAAGCGAAAAGATTCAGATTTCCGACCATCAACGTACATGGATGAGCAAGCTCTCTAATGGCAAGCCCGTGAGTGAAGAATTATTACGCTCGGCGCAAGCATCAGGAGTGAATATCGAGTCCGCTGAGCCCGGCGTGTGTTATCACGAACATGTAACACCTGCAGAGATGAAAGCAGTATCCAAGCGCGTCGAAATAGAGCCTGCCAGCTTCCGTATTGAAACGGCTTCAGCTGAGTATCAATGGGTTGAAAAGCAACGTTTGATCAAAGAAGCTTCGACGCAAATTGCCGAAATTCCAGCGCGTTATGAAACATTCTCTGAGCAGGTGGTTGACCGCCCTGCACATACCTCATGGAAGAAAGGCGCAGGCCCTGTCCAACGCATGAACGACGCAACTGGCGAAATTATGTGTTTGGTTGAAGTTCCAGCGACATACAAAACCATTAGCAGTAAGCGTGTTATTTCGCCAGCTCGGATAGAGACAAAAGTGATACCCGCTGAATATGAGACCGTCAAAGTTAAGGAGCTTGTGATACCCGCTTCGGAGAATAAGATCGAGATTCCTGCTAAGTATGAAACCATTACTTACCATGAAAGTGCCGGAGGGCCGCAATTCCACTGGCATGAAATTCATGATATGAGCATGACCAAGGCGAGCAGAACGGGTAACCAGATTTGTCTCACTGAAAAACCTGCGCAATTTAAAACGGTTCAGAGGAGGGTTCTTTTGACTCCTGCAAGCACTCAAACCGTCGAGATACCCGCAGTTTACGAGACCAAGAAGGTGAACAAGCTTATTAGTGAAGCGCATGAAATGAAGGATGTTATTCCGGCAACTTACGAAACAGTAGAATATCGAAAACTTGAAGATGAAGGAAAAATGGAATGGCGCTCAATCCTTTGTGATACTAACGCGACCCCAGTTCTAGTCACCAATTTGCAGCGAACTTTAAACGAAAAAGGCTTTAATGCTGGCGCGGTAGACGGTGTAATCGGACGCGACACTATCAAGGCCATTAATGCCTATCAGGCAGAGAATGATTTACCACAGGATCGATATATCAATATGGAAACGATTAGGCATCTCAATTTACTGTAG
- a CDS encoding S1 family peptidase produces the protein MRIIVMLLCVFVLGCTTAGTQVTCSQPGDVIKQAVVQIRSGDYGFGSGVVIGDNMVITVAHTIDKDESVYVHIDGEDRAASILSIDKNNDLALLSVDTKHLKPVQLKRNALQADEMVWVLGYPLASSQKLSLGLYKEKMNGRLYTTSHVNHGTSGGGLLACDRGQYSLAGVVHGFVARIDGGDYVNIGDSTSVPANIIEEFIWENTNRLASTYP, from the coding sequence ATGCGAATTATTGTAATGCTATTGTGTGTGTTTGTGCTGGGTTGTACGACAGCTGGCACCCAAGTAACCTGTTCTCAGCCTGGTGACGTGATCAAGCAAGCCGTTGTCCAGATCCGATCCGGTGACTATGGATTCGGTAGCGGTGTTGTTATTGGCGACAACATGGTCATAACTGTCGCACATACAATCGATAAGGATGAAAGTGTCTACGTTCATATTGATGGTGAGGACAGAGCTGCAAGTATTCTCTCCATCGACAAAAATAATGATTTGGCACTATTATCCGTCGATACAAAACACCTTAAACCTGTTCAACTCAAGCGCAACGCTTTACAGGCAGATGAGATGGTCTGGGTGCTTGGCTACCCTTTAGCTTCCTCTCAAAAGCTATCGCTAGGTTTATACAAAGAAAAAATGAACGGTAGGCTGTATACAACGAGCCATGTTAATCACGGTACTTCCGGCGGCGGTTTATTAGCTTGTGACCGAGGGCAATATTCACTTGCAGGTGTTGTTCACGGATTCGTTGCGCGTATTGATGGCGGTGACTACGTCAACATTGGCGACTCCACGTCCGTGCCAGCTAACATTATTGAAGAGTTTATTTGGGAAAACACTAATCGTCTTGCCAGCACCTACCCCTGA
- a CDS encoding outer membrane beta-barrel protein, producing the protein MNKVLFFLCLSIVSKTAFAEGKWSAEFLLGNGSFDLSSGISGTFDDEIFSEKIEVPNIDNTAIYGLRGTYTFNSYIGIEFGYRDFGESESEYIDDFDDTINDKIKTDAILFGVKGAYPISSDFSVNGRIGLANWGIDSKSTDSSTPGETYRSNEDGQDIYYAVGGEYSFNEKMYVGLEYAIYPLEWTNSEKGELENIQYEYTIKQKLEIQTVSLSIGIKF; encoded by the coding sequence ATGAATAAAGTATTATTTTTTCTTTGCCTATCGATTGTATCAAAAACAGCTTTTGCTGAAGGGAAATGGTCTGCGGAGTTCCTATTGGGAAATGGTTCTTTTGACCTATCATCTGGAATTTCCGGAACTTTCGACGACGAAATATTTTCAGAAAAGATCGAAGTTCCAAACATTGACAATACCGCAATATATGGCCTTAGAGGAACTTACACATTCAATAGCTATATAGGCATTGAATTTGGCTACCGTGATTTTGGAGAATCGGAGTCTGAATATATTGACGACTTTGACGATACGATAAACGACAAAATCAAAACTGACGCAATACTTTTTGGTGTGAAAGGCGCTTACCCAATATCATCAGATTTTTCGGTCAATGGGCGGATCGGACTGGCAAACTGGGGGATAGACAGTAAATCAACAGACTCGTCTACTCCCGGCGAAACGTATAGAAGCAACGAGGACGGGCAAGACATATACTATGCAGTAGGCGGAGAATACAGCTTTAACGAGAAAATGTATGTGGGGCTAGAGTACGCGATTTACCCACTAGAGTGGACGAATTCAGAGAAGGGCGAGCTAGAAAACATCCAATATGAATACACAATAAAGCAAAAGCTCGAAATCCAAACGGTTTCTTTATCAATAGGAATAAAGTTCTAA